Part of the Carnobacterium pleistocenium FTR1 genome is shown below.
TTGGAAAGCCTCCTAGTAAAAAACCAACAGCCGTGCCCAAAGCTACCGTTATTGCAACCACTGGTGAGATGAACATAGCGATAATAATAGCAACATGGCTGGCCAATGTGAAAGAGGCCGGCTCTAAGACTAATTTAACCGGTGAAATCATGGGAATCAAAATACCTACAGCTACTAGCAAGGCTGCTATGGTTATTTTATGAACTTTATTCGTTTTCATATCAACAACTCCTATCATCAAATACGCATTTACACGTGTCAAGACACGCTAGCAAATTTAATTATAGGTGTTTTTCCGAAGATGTCAAGACACCTCTTAATTTTTGTACAAAAAGCCTAAGGTATCCAGTTCTTTTTTAATTCGATCAAACGTTTTTTTATCTGCACAGGCAATCGTATGCAAATGAACACCACCTGTTAGTTCAGATAATAAGTTTGCTTGTTTATTTTCTATTGCCACCATAAATTGATCTGCATCATATCTTGAAGAAATCATTAAACGCCCTTTTAATTCTCCGTATATCGGGTGTTCAACAATGACATCGACCACTTCTCCTCCGTTATCAACGACTGCGTACAATTCTGTTTTTGTTTCTGCGGCACTATGAGAACTAGCTAATTGACCGACATACTTATTCGTCATCGAAGCCGATTCCAATACATACCCTTTTGGAGTAGCTATAACGTCAATGCCGCTCGCTCTCAATAAAGCCACGTCGCCTACAATAATTTGTCGACTGACAGTTAATCGTGCAGCTAGATTCCTTGCACTTACGGGTCTATTTTCTTGTGATAAAATCGAAACAATATTGTCTCTTCTTTTAGTTGCATCCATAAAAAAATCAGTCCTCTTCCATTTTTATACTCTTTTTATTTTCATTATACCTTAATTGGTTTTGATTAAAGCTTTTAAACTGAAATTGTTAGACGTAAGACCTCGTTCAA
Proteins encoded:
- a CDS encoding transcription repressor NadR, giving the protein MDATKRRDNIVSILSQENRPVSARNLAARLTVSRQIIVGDVALLRASGIDVIATPKGYVLESASMTNKYVGQLASSHSAAETKTELYAVVDNGGEVVDVIVEHPIYGELKGRLMISSRYDADQFMVAIENKQANLLSELTGGVHLHTIACADKKTFDRIKKELDTLGFLYKN